The genomic window CAGGGTGTCCTTGGTTTCGTCCTTGAGACCGAGGCGGTAGAGTTTGTGGAGATTTTCTACTTTTATTGCTATGTCTGACATGGATTGTTTCTCTCTTGATAACGATAGGTGACAAAATTCAAAACCCTGAAAACCTTTTTTGGTCCACGGAAGGCACGGAAGTCACGGAAAAAACCGTGAATCTAAGCTCTATGCCTATGATTTTTTTCATTTTCCGTGCTTTCCGTGTTTTCCGTGGGCAGAAGGATCTTATCCGCCCTTACGCGACATCCGCGAAAACCTTTTCTTTAAACCGGAAATAAAACGCCCCCGTCACCGCAAGGGTTACAGCCACGATCAACCCGAGAACGATATACCCCCAGGGCATGGGGTTGGTGCCGAGCAGGGCCGAGCGAAACCCTTCGATGACGCCGACCATTGGGTTGAGGGCATAGAGCCAGCGCCAGCCGCCGGGCACCAGACTGGCCGGATACACCACCGGCGCGGCGTACATGAGCAACTGCACGACAAAGGTCATGGCGTATTTGATGTCGCGATACTGGATGGCCAGGGCGGTGAGCCAGGTGCCGATGCCGGCGGCGGTGAGCATCATGATGAGAATCAAGAGCGGCAGCCACAGAACACCCCAGGTCGGCGCATGCCAGTGGAAGAGCATCAACACGAACAGCAACGCCAGAGCGATGACGAAATCGACCAGCTTGGCGAGCACCGCGGCCAGGGGCAGAATGATGCGCGGAAAATAGACTTTGCTCAGCATGTTGGCTTCGGCCACGAGACTGTTGGTGCTCTCGGTGACGGAATTGGCGAAATAGGTCCAGGGTACCAGAGCGGCGAAACTGAACAGGGCGTAAGGCACGCCGTCGGAACCGACCTTGGCGAGTTTGCCGAAAACGATGGTGAAAACGATCATGGAAAAAAACGGCTGAATCACCGCCCAGCCGATGCCGAGCATGGATTGGGCGTAACGGATCTTGATGCTGCGCCAGACCAGGAAATAGAAAAGGTCGCGATACTCGATCAGTTCTTTCCAGTCGATGAATTTCCAGCCCTTGCGTGGTTCGATGACAATCTGATGCGCTTCCATACTACCTCGATGTTTGTTTAGTGTGTGCCGGTGAAGCAGAAATCCTTGTTGCAAAAATTCTTTTCACGTCCACGGAAGGCACGGAAGTCACGGAAAAAACCTTGAAAATCTCTTTTTGACGGGATAAGGGCGGATCAGGGCTGATGTTAAAAGCAACAAACCAAAAGACTTATCAGGTTTTCATCCGCAGTTATCCACCGTTATCCTGTCCAAAACCCGTCTCTCAGCTCACCAACTCAGGGTGTTGCCGCCGCAGCCAGGCTAAAACGTCGCCCCTGAATTCTTCGACGAATGCGATCAGTTCCTGGGCCTCGCCATGACTGGCTGCGCCGCTGCAATCATATTCCACGGTGTTGCGCTTCACTCGACAAACATCCAGGTAATTGGCGTCAGCCTTCCGCTCGGGGCCGAGAACCAACGGCAGCGCCTGAATGGTGCGGTAATGCTGCAACCCCTGCCCCGCCCTGAAACCTTGGGCGCAAAGCAGAATCGTGCATAGTTTCAGAGCCGCATTGTAGGCAATGCCAAACTGCCAGTCCGATGAAATGCCTCCCGATTTGGCATCCTTGAGGTCACGCTCGACAATCGCCAGCAGATCGGCGATTTCCTGTCGGCTTGACCGATGATGTTTGAGCCACCCGTGATCAGCCCATTGCTGCAAGGTCATTTTCTGTCCCCTTGATAAAGAGCTTGGGTGATTCAAGTACGCCGGAAACAAAATGCTCGCCACGGTTACGGCGCTCGGCAAAATCCCCCACGGTCAGGACATGTGGGTTGATTTCACGGCCCAGGGTTAATCTCATCTCTGCCATAAGGCCGGTCAGTGCCCGAAGGCCTATCTCGCCGATCACCATGAGGTCGATATCACTGGCGGCCTGTTGGGTATCGTTGGCGATGGAGCCGAAAATAAATGCGACCTGTACGTCATCCCGATCTTTAAGTTGCGCACTGAGGGCCGCCGCTAAACCGGTCGTTTTTATGACCATGGAGCGGATATCGGGGTAGAGAGGATGTTCGCGATTCGCCCTGTAATAGACTCGATTTCCGCTGCGCCGACACACCACCAACTGCAAACCGAGCAATTTCTTCAACTCGGCCTGGATGGGGCCGATGGTGCACCCAGCCTCCCGCTCCAGTTCGCGCATATGCAGTTCGTTATCCTGAAAACCAAACAGGATGCGGAACAAAGCCGCCCGAACCTTGGATGAAAATATTTGCGTCAGCGTGTCCATTTGTATCTTTTTTAAATACGGATGTATTTTATTTGCATACATTTTGGGGAAATTTAAGGATTCTGGGACTACCCCGCAGCGATCCGCCTTTATCCTGTCCAAAACCCGGCTCTTGATTGTCCTTCCGTGCTTTCCGTGTTTTCCGTGGACAACAAGCCTTGAAAATCTTTTCCTGGTCCACGGAAGGCACGGAAATCACGGAAAAAACCCGAAACGAAACATCCAACCTCTTTTTCTTGCTTTACCTTCCGTGCTTTCCGTGTTTTCCGTGGACTAAAGCACAATCCGCTCAACCGTTGCCTTGGGATGGCTGCCGAAGTTGACCAGCAATCCTAACTGCTTGCCTGTGGCTTTCAGATAGTTCAACACCTGGGCCTGGTGCTCGCTGGTGGTTTTCGACAGCGCCTTGAGTTCAACAATGATTTCATCAAAACAAACCAGATCGGGCCGGTAGGTCTGTTGGAGCGGCTGCCCCTTGTAGCGGATCCTCAACTCCTGCTGAGCAACAAACGGCACCCCTCGCCGAATCAACTCTGCTTCCAGGCACTCCTGATAAACTGCTTCCAGAAATCCGCATCCCATCTCGCGGTAAACCTCGAACACCGCGCCACGAATGGCATAGGTTTCCTGCTCGAAAAGCAGGTGCTTGGCCGAGGAATTTGTTGAAACCTGCATGGTATCGGATTCTTTCATGTTTTACCTTCCGTACATTCCGCGTTTTCCGTGGACAACAGGCCTTGAAAATCTTTTTCCCGGTCCACGGAAGGCACGGAAATCACGGAAAAAAGTGTAAAACCGAAAAACCTTGAGCCCTGTGTTTCATTTTACCTTCCGTGCTTTCCGTGTTTTCCGTGGACAACACACCTTGAAAATCTTTTTCCTGGTCCACGAAAGCACGGAAATCACGGAAAAAAATTAAATAATCGAAATTCCAACCCTTATTTTCGTCGGCATTCGCTCCAGAACAAACTCAACGACCATACCCGCCAAGGTTATCGCCTCTTCAACATCTTCAACGGCGGGCTCCAGCATGAAGCACTCTGCCCTCCTCCAGAATCTTGCGTTCGAGCGATGCCTTGATTCGGCCACTCCTCTGCATCTCACCCGGAGTGCGCACCAAAATTTCGACAGGGAGGCTGATTCCCCTGAGGCTGCGATAAATTTCCCGGGCACGCCGATAACCCGGTTGCTCTGTTTTTTTCACCACAACCAGAAGATCGACGTCGCTTTCTTCCGTCGGGGCTCCCCAGACATGCGACCCGTAGAGAATGATTTTTTCAGGATGGACCGCTTCGACGATCCGGCGGGTGACCGCCTCAAGATCTTTACTGTCGAGGTTTTTCAAAACCGATTCTCCTGCCTGCCTGAGGGCCAATGGACAAATCTTCGCAAATCATTTTTCAGTCCGCGGAGGGCACGGAAAAAGTCCAAAACCGAAAAACCCTGGGCCCTGTGTTTCGTTTTACCTTCCGTGCTTTCCGTGTTTTCCGTGGACAACATTGCTCTTATCTCTGGAAAAACTCCACGCAGCTTGCCGGGGAGAGGACGGCATGATGCATTGGTGGATGTTCCGACAACAGCCGATCTCCCGTGATCAATGCCGCGGCAGGCTCCGTTGCGAGAAGTTGCCAGAGATGTTCATCGCCCGGGTCAGGGGCGTGTTCCGTCGTTTCGTTCGGCGTCTCGCGCCAGATGGCGTTGGCGGTGAGTTCCGTCAGCAGTCGATCGACCTGCTCTTCGTCGAGTCCATGCAGGCGCAGCAGCTTGGGCCGCAGCAGAACCCGCCGATATTCTTGCAACAATTGCGGAGAGAGCAGATAAATCAACCGCCCGTCGAGCATGGCATCGACGATTTGCGCCGTTGGACTCTCGGGCTGCGCCGAAATCAACCCCGCAACCAAAACATTGGTATCCACGACAAAAATACGGGGGGTTTTCACGAACGGGCCTGGCGGGTTTCGGCGAGTCCGACAGCCAGGGCTTCTTCCTCGCTCAACCCGGAATGCCGCCGGGCCTTGGCGACCAGTTCGCGCGCGCCCTCCATGGGTTTGATTCCCCGCAGCAGCAAACCTTCCTCGATGATCTTTCCAATGGGGCGCCCTTGCCGCGCGGACGCCTCCTTGAGCGCCTGGTGGAGAGAATCATCCAGGGTAATCGTCAAACGTCCCATCATCAGACTCCTTAACAATATGGTGTCATTACACGGTATCACCAAAACACAAGCACCTCAAGATGACGGCCCAAAGGCCAAAAAACCTTCTTGTCCACGGAAGTCACGGAAGTCACGGAAAAAGTCCAAAACCGAAAAACCCTGAGCCCTGTGTTTCGTTTTACCTTCCGTGCTTTCCGTGTTTTCCGTGGACAACACGCCTTTGACCCTCAACGGGAACATTCGACCGGCACCGCGTCCGACCAGCGCCGGCCGAAGGGGTCCATGATCTCCACCTGCCAGGTTGCTCCGCACACGTCCTTGGCACTGCCGAGCTTGACATAGGGCCGCGCCTCGAAGGTCTGGCAAAGGACCTCGCGGCCATCGCCCGCGACGGCGCGCAGTTGCGCGGTTTGGGGCGCCTCGGGCGTGCCGCCGAGATCGACGGCGAGCCACACCTCGCGCCCCTTTTCGCCGCGCTCGACATGGATGCGCACATCGCGCTCGGGATCGAAGCGCGGCGCGGGCGGCTCCGCGGGCGCGGACGGCAGGCGATAGAGGGGATCGCCGACGAAGGTGGCGATCCAGCCCAGATGCATCTGATTCATGAGCAGGGCCTCGCCGAGGGTGTTGCCGCGCCACAGGGCGGGGTACAAGATCTCGTCGTCCCACCAGCTTTTGTTGTGAATGTGGGGCGCGCCCTTGTACACCTGGGCGACGCCGAGGGTGGCGGTGACGCCGCGCTCCAGATCGCGTTTCATGTCGCCGCCCCAGCCGTTGCCGGAAATGACGGTGGCGGCGATGCCGCCGGGCAGATAAGCGGGCTCGGTGTTGAGAAAGCCGTCCTCGGGGGCCAGGCGAAAGAGTTCGAGGCGGTTGCGCGCGGCGCCGCCGTGATAAAGATGGCGAAAACCCTTGTCCCACAGCCAGGGACCGGCGCTGGAGGTGTTGAGCTTGCCGACGCGCTCGTTGGTGCGCGGGGATTCGACGCCTTCAAGCCGGCCCATGGCCGGTCCGGCGTAGCGTCGGGCGTAGGCGGCGCGGTCGATGAGGGCGCGCGCCTGGAGGGGATCGGCGCCGTCGATGCGCATGACGAAATAGAGATGGCGCTCGGGGAATTTGGCGCGATTCTCGGTGGTGAAGGCCAGAAACGTGGACTGGTCGTCGAGGGGCCCGAGTTTTTTGGCGTAGGCCAGGGGATGCACGAAGGGATTGGCGCTTAGCTCGACGAGGGGCCAGGCCTGGGGAGCGCGCAGGAAGAAGTCGCTGAAGGCGTCCTTGCCGGCGAAGCGATGGGGCCGGGGCGCGGTGCCCATGACTTTTTCTTCGTCGTAATAGAGCAGTTGCAGGCGCTGGCCGAAGTCGATGATGCTGCCGTGATCGTTGAGCCGGCTGGTGACGCCGCGCGAGATGCCGTAGGTGGCGACGCTGGTGCGCGGCAGGCCGTAGCCGACGACGATGAAGAGGATGTGATCCTTGAGCAGGGTGCCGTCGGGCCGCGCGTTGGCCGGATCTTCGAGAAAGGCCTTGACGGGCAGGGCGACGTCTTCGAGAAAGTGCTGATCGTCGCGCACGCCGTCGCGGCCGGTGCGGCTGAACTGCGCCTGCTCATGATCGACAAAGGAGGCTTCCCAGCGACTGCGTTTGCCCTCGGCGTTGTCGCAGGACACCTCGACCTTGAGGGGTCCGGCGGCATAGCTTCGTGCATCGAGGCGCAGGGTCCAGTCCTTGCCGGGGTTGATGGCCACCTGGCCGGGAGTTGCGACCTGGCCGTCGTCGATGACGCGGATCTTGCCGCCTTGGGCCGGGTTGATCTCGACGCGCAGGGTCTCCAGCCGCCAGCCCTCGGCGCCGCCGGGCAGGGTGAACTCGACGGTGCGGCTGTCGCGCAACTGATCGTCGGGAACGCCCGCGCCGAACAGGCGCGAACCGCCCGCCAAAACCACGCCGGCCTTGTTGTCGCTGCTTTTTTCTTCAAGGTGCGTTTCGTTGAGATGGCGGCTCTCATCGACCACGCGGATGCCGTGGCGACAGCGCAGGCCGAGCAGGTAAGGCCGCTCGCCGGTGACGGGGTCGGTGTGCATGCGCTGGTAATGCTCGGCGATTTCCCGCGAATCCTGCCCCGGATCGGTGAGGGGATGGTCCTCGCGCCAGTCGGCGTTGTAGAGCACCAGCACCTGGGACGGGCGGATCTCTGCTTGCGCCGAAACGGCGAAGAGCATCAGGATGAGGATGGGGAGGAGTTTGCGCATCGGTTGTCGGTTGTCGGTTGTCGGTTGTCGGTTGTCGGTTGTCGGTTGTCGGTTGTCGGTTGTCGGTTGTCGGTTGAAAATCCTTGAAACCAATGGGGACGCGGATCACGTCTGATATTCGCGGATTTTACCAACCCTCGTCCCTGTTTTTTTGTCTTAGCCTGATCCGCCCTGATCCCGCCGTTTCAGATTGGATCTGCGTCCCATTGCTCCTAAACTGATTCATTTCCGCATACGAGCCGCGTCTTGCTCGCCATAAAACCTGATGCACAAAAATTGCCGGATTTCATCATCACTGAGTCCCGGCGGGGCCGAGGCCAGCACCAGGGTGCGGGCCGCTTCAAACATGCGTGCGCCGGCGACAAAACGCTGCTCCCCGCTCATCTCCATATAGCGCCGCCGCAACAGGGCTTCGACCTGCGCACTGGTATCCTTCATTCCAGACACTCCCGCAGCATCTGTGCCAGCCCGAGCTTTTCGGCCCATAGGTTGAGATAGTCGCTGTCGAAACCGGTCGCGAGGAGATTTTTCACATCGCTCAACTGCATTTCGGATCTGGAATCCTTCGCCCAATACAGTTTGGAGAGAATGAGGTCTTCCTTGCTGACCAGATATGTTTGAAAATCCGCAATCTTGACCGGCATTCTCCGCGCAAATTCAACCTGGCGGTAAGCGTCGGATTTTCGCACGATGAAGTCGACCTTGATGACACTCTCGCCATGAATCATGTTGAACATGCCCTGCCGATATACGGCATCTTCGACAGCGTCGCGCGATAAAACATAATCGGGCGAAAAGATGGCCTCTATCCTTGACACGTCGCGCGAAGTGATTTCGACGACCATGTCGATGTCGCGGGTCATGCGCGGGATGGCGTAGTAGTTCATGGCCAGGGATCCGGTCAGCATGTAGGCGATTGCGGCTTGATCCAGACGCCCGCAGACATCGCGCAAAATAT from Geoalkalibacter sp. includes these protein-coding regions:
- a CDS encoding ABC transporter permease — encoded protein: MEAHQIVIEPRKGWKFIDWKELIEYRDLFYFLVWRSIKIRYAQSMLGIGWAVIQPFFSMIVFTIVFGKLAKVGSDGVPYALFSFAALVPWTYFANSVTESTNSLVAEANMLSKVYFPRIILPLAAVLAKLVDFVIALALLFVLMLFHWHAPTWGVLWLPLLILIMMLTAAGIGTWLTALAIQYRDIKYAMTFVVQLLMYAAPVVYPASLVPGGWRWLYALNPMVGVIEGFRSALLGTNPMPWGYIVLGLIVAVTLAVTGAFYFRFKEKVFADVA
- a CDS encoding nucleotidyltransferase domain-containing protein — encoded protein: MDTLTQIFSSKVRAALFRILFGFQDNELHMRELEREAGCTIGPIQAELKKLLGLQLVVCRRSGNRVYYRANREHPLYPDIRSMVIKTTGLAAALSAQLKDRDDVQVAFIFGSIANDTQQAASDIDLMVIGEIGLRALTGLMAEMRLTLGREINPHVLTVGDFAERRNRGEHFVSGVLESPKLFIKGTENDLAAMG
- a CDS encoding GxxExxY protein, which codes for MKESDTMQVSTNSSAKHLLFEQETYAIRGAVFEVYREMGCGFLEAVYQECLEAELIRRGVPFVAQQELRIRYKGQPLQQTYRPDLVCFDEIIVELKALSKTTSEHQAQVLNYLKATGKQLGLLVNFGSHPKATVERIVL
- a CDS encoding nucleotidyltransferase domain-containing protein, which codes for MKNLDSKDLEAVTRRIVEAVHPEKIILYGSHVWGAPTEESDVDLLVVVKKTEQPGYRRAREIYRSLRGISLPVEILVRTPGEMQRSGRIKASLERKILEEGRVLHAGARR
- a CDS encoding putative toxin-antitoxin system toxin component, PIN family encodes the protein MKTPRIFVVDTNVLVAGLISAQPESPTAQIVDAMLDGRLIYLLSPQLLQEYRRVLLRPKLLRLHGLDEEQVDRLLTELTANAIWRETPNETTEHAPDPGDEHLWQLLATEPAAALITGDRLLSEHPPMHHAVLSPASCVEFFQR
- a CDS encoding CopG family transcriptional regulator produces the protein MGRLTITLDDSLHQALKEASARQGRPIGKIIEEGLLLRGIKPMEGARELVAKARRHSGLSEEEALAVGLAETRQARS